A window from Malacoplasma iowae encodes these proteins:
- a CDS encoding IS30 family transposase, translated as MKTYKHLTKEERCLIYFLWNKEKYSMNKIAKILNKNKSTISRELKRNTSSAGIYYSSSAHKKYIRRKSNCHMFFMLKYKNFTDLFIQKFNPKSHGVEATIFWIKENYPLVKVPSARQVFRWINSKIWKIQRRDCLRRKYVKEKRRKIGIFSKIYGKYCIPYSLRPEKINNRKEFGHWEADLIVSKRQSGYYHLLTLVERKTRLAIIRKIKGKNARSMMAKMYTIIRDEKLPIKSITVDNGLEFQMMGITAKQFNFKVYYCQPYSSFQRGSNENINGIVRRWYKKGTDFSLVSEDKIKTLEWKVNNIPRKMFGYKTAYQMYQENI; from the coding sequence ATGAAAACTTATAAACATTTAACAAAAGAAGAAAGATGCTTAATTTATTTTCTTTGAAATAAAGAAAAATATTCTATGAATAAGATTGCAAAAATCTTAAATAAAAACAAATCAACAATATCAAGAGAGTTGAAGAGAAACACATCTTCAGCAGGAATTTATTATTCATCATCTGCTCACAAAAAATACATTAGAAGAAAATCAAATTGTCATATGTTTTTTATGTTGAAGTACAAAAACTTCACAGATCTTTTTATTCAAAAATTTAATCCTAAATCTCATGGTGTAGAAGCTACAATTTTTTGAATAAAAGAAAACTATCCATTAGTTAAAGTTCCAAGTGCTAGGCAAGTATTTAGATGAATCAATAGCAAGATTTGAAAGATACAAAGAAGAGATTGTTTAAGAAGAAAATATGTTAAAGAAAAAAGAAGAAAAATAGGTATATTTTCTAAAATTTATGGAAAATACTGCATTCCTTATAGTCTAAGACCAGAAAAGATAAACAATAGAAAAGAATTTGGACATTGAGAAGCTGATCTAATAGTTAGTAAAAGGCAAAGTGGTTATTACCACTTATTAACATTAGTAGAAAGAAAAACAAGGTTGGCAATTATTAGAAAAATAAAAGGGAAAAACGCTAGATCAATGATGGCTAAAATGTATACCATTATTCGAGATGAAAAACTCCCAATAAAAAGCATCACTGTTGATAATGGGTTAGAGTTTCAAATGATGGGAATAACTGCAAAACAATTCAACTTTAAAGTTTATTATTGCCAACCTTATTCTTCATTCCAAAGAGGGTCCAACGAGAACATAAATGGGATAGTTAGAAGATGATATAAAAAAGGAACTGACTTCAGTTTAGTAAGTGAAGATAAAATAAAAACTCTTGAATGAAAAGTAAACAACATCCCAAGAAAAATGTTTGGTTATAAAACAGCTTACCAAATGTATCAAGAAAATATTTAA